The proteins below are encoded in one region of Synchiropus splendidus isolate RoL2022-P1 chromosome 13, RoL_Sspl_1.0, whole genome shotgun sequence:
- the LOC128770067 gene encoding Golgi reassembly-stacking protein 1-like, with the protein MGLSQSAEVSEGGTYGYHVHGIQPNSPAEKCGLEPFFDFILSLDNRRLNEENDQLKEILKANMEKMVRIEVLSTKTMRVRELEVVPSNMWGGQGLLGASVRFCSYQGANENVWHVLDVEASSPAALAGLHPHTDFIVGADQVLQDSEDFFSLIEAHEGKQLKLLVYSTLTDACREVLVTPNGAWGGEGSLGCGIGYGYLHRIPAHPDVPTEHPSVPPEEETPVPQLPLHGYTETPLMAPTSPLEEMLNSEESVLQDAPPLPPPVQRVLDPGFSDSEVAAMNPDPTDLMDRLDLSMSSIDMTDTALAMHEEKDGDISGVEELASSGMLSTVSDASDPQELSSVAAEDLISAQTSDLLTSTEQAACESSRSPSTDAPSLPVETLDPAAEDSSPALVQSAEEDSPTQAVVDAALADVLHFQEESVSQSEADHGDLQDDPEIEEQDE; encoded by the exons ATGGGTTTATCGCAGAGTGCGGAAGTTTCCGAAGGTGGAACATATGGATATCACGTACATGGT ATTCAACCTAATTCACCTGCAGAAAAATGTGGGCTGGAACCATTTTTCGACTTCATTCTTTCACTGGACAACAGAAGACTT aatgaagaaaatgacCAGCTGAAGGAGATTCTTAAGGCCAACATGGAAAAAATGGTGAGGATAGAAGTGTTGAGCACTAAAACCATGAGAGTCAGGGAGCTGGAGGTGGTGCCCAGTAATATGTGGGGAGGCCAAGGTCTGCTGGGAGCCAGTGTTCGCTTCTGCAGCTATCAAGGCGCCAATGAGAATGTCTGGCATGTTCTG gaCGTGGAGGCAAGTTCCCCCGCTGCACTAGCCGGACTTCATCCTCATACTGACTTCATTGTCGGGGCTGATCAGGTGCTGCAAGAT tcggAAGACTTCTTTTCGCTCATCGAGGCTCATGAAGGGAAGCAACTCAAGCTGTTGGTTTACAGCACACTCACAGACGCCTGCAGAGAAGTTCTTGTCACACCGAATGGAGCCTGGGGAGGAGAGGGCAG TTTGGGCTGTGGGATCGGTTATGGTTACCTGCACCGCATCCCTGCTCATCCTGACGTACCCACTGAACACCCCTCTGTCCCTCCTGAGGAGGAAACTCCAGTTCCACAGCTGCCCTTACATGGATACACAGAG ACACCCCTCATGGCACCAACAAGTCCCCTGGAAGAGATGCTGAATTCTGAGGAgtctgtgctgcaggatgctcctcctcttccaccacCTGTTCAGAGAGTCCTGGACCCAG GCTTCTCAGATTCTGAAGTGGCTGCGATGAACCCTGACCCCACAGATCTAATGGACAGACTGGACCTGTCCATGTCGTCCATTGACATGACTGACACAGCACTGGCAATGCATGAAGAGAAGGACGGTGATATTTCAGGTGTTG agGAGCTGGCGAGCAGTGGGATGCTCTCAACAGTCAGCGACGCAAGTGACCCACAGGAGTTGAGCTCAGTAGCAGCTGAAGACCTTATCTCCGCTCAGACTTCTGACCTCTTAACATCAACAGAGCAGGCTGCCTGCGAGTCCAGTCGGAGTCCCAGCACAGACGCCCCGTCTCTTCCTGTCGAAACTCTTgatcctgctgctgaagattcCTCACCAGCACTGGTCCAGTCAGCGGAGGAGGACTCTCCAACTCAGGCGGTGGTTGATGCAGCCTTAGCTGATGTTTTACACTTTCAAGAGGAAAGCGTTTCCCAGTCTGAAGCTGATCATGGTGACCTTCAGGATGACCCGGAGATTGAGGAGCAGGATGAGTGA